A stretch of DNA from Lotus japonicus ecotype B-129 chromosome 4, LjGifu_v1.2:
CATCAAAGTACAAATGAAACTAATTTTGAAGAAACCCTAAGAGCCATAAATAAACAGCATTAGGGGCAAAAcacaaggaatcaaagataaaGGGAGTGGAAATCGAATGAGAAAACTAAAAGCTTGAAACAGGAAAGAAAACCAACCTCAGGCGGCACGGGTCACTCTACCGGCGGCGAGACGGCGGTGTTGTGGGCGGACGGAGAGTTTGGGGGTTTTTCTGGAACTTTCGGAGCACCGCGTCGTCCTTcgatttcaaaaataaaatagagtGCTTTTATTGCTTTTCCTgccatatttttgaaaatagttaTTTTTGTTCGTTTTTGTTTTAAtccaaaaataacaaaataaataaaaaaacttatataCATAGCCCAATGAGAGGCCCAAGTTCCAACACAAGACTACACAGAATATGGACTTATTTGACAATAAGCCCATTCAAGCCCTAATTAGTTATTGGTGGAACATATTTGTAAAAGGAAAATATCAATTCACACTACAATTTGAACTCTCTATATGAAAGGGAAATGTGAGAGATAAAATGAGTGATGTaatttgtccaaaaaaaaatgagTGATGTAATAGAAACTGGAGTCGGAGACATaagtagaaataaaaaatttggtGAAAATCAGATGGAAGAGAAGGTAGATGTGAATGaattaaaatcaaaattgatttaaagtctaGTTGACTGAGAGTCCAGAAGTATGAATCTCTTCATTCCATTTCCCACTCTTCAATCCCTTCTCTCTCAAAATGTACTATTGAGTATTCATTTTACATCTCGTCCATCTTTACGTATAGAAAACTTGCTACGAAGAACTTTGTTCTCGCTAGAAAgtcatttaataatatttaaatacgAGAGACACACCGATGGTAGTTGGCAACAACAGCAAAACAGGATCGGTGGTGGGGGAGTGATTCGTGATAAAGATGGAAGATGGCTCTGGGTTTACAACCTTTTTAGACGTTGGTGACACTTTAACTAAGTTTTCGGCCTAGAGATGAGATTCTTTCCATTCGGTGGATGTTATCAAAAGATTGACATATGCTCATTGTCCATATTCCTCAGAATCATACCATTGTTGCATACGCTTTAGCTAAACTCACAGTCATCTAGGCTTGAAAGGTCCAAACTCTTCCTCCTTCCATAGCGATGCTCTTGCTTTGTCATGATGTAGATATTTTATTCTGTTTTTCTGTTATTCCtctttctaataaaaaaatagaatttcACACCAAAATTCGTTTACATGTAAAAaactattttattaatttttgacCAATATTACAAGCCCATGGTAACAAAAAGGCTTAATAgcttttttggtccctaacgttTCACGATTGGCAAGCTTGGTCCCTCCAGGAATTTTTTAGCCTGAAACGTCCCTCACGTTCACTAACCGTTGTAattttggttttccgtccactTCCGTTAAATATTTAAcggtttttattaaaaattaataaaaaaataaaacagcacCTTCAACATGTTcatcaatcttcatcttcttcatcatcttacccaggaagaaaaaaactcaaaattcacaaaagtaAATCTCAAAACAACTTATTCAGCAAAAGCAACAAACTTTAtctgagaaagaagaaaaaaaaatcagagaaATTTCCATAACCAATCCACAACATCACCCCTTCAAAACCCAAGAACAACAACCCGAGAACCCCCCAGAACCCATCaaaatccaacaacaaaacccataacCCACCACCCCCCACCGACAAAGGTGACAGCGGCGCGATCTGGAACTCGTAGGAGTGGTGGGGGCGTGACGGATCTTGGGTGGTTGTGGCTCGGTGACGCGATTTAAGGGAGGAGGAGATGGTGGCCGACGGCTATTGGGTTGACAGAGGGGAAGAGAAGAGCTAgggttttttattttggttgaaTGTTGGGAGAGAAACTGAAGCATCTTGAAGATGctggaattttatttttatttttttatattaattttttattaatcttctaataaaaaactattaaatatttcttttatatttatttttttaattaaaaaccgtCAAATGTTGGACGGAAAATTAAAATTGCAACGGTTAGTGAACGTGAGGGACGTACTAAGCTAATAAATTCCTGGAGGGACCAACCTTGCCAAATCGTGAAACGTTAGGGACCACAAAAGCTATTAAGCCTAACAAAAATATAGAACAGATTTTTGCTTGAGCAAACGCCAACTACGACCAGCAAAGCAGCCTTTGAAGTCAAACTCAAACCTTTctcccttcatcttctctctgctTCTCTGTCTtcacaaacacaaacaaaccCCAACAACAGATTCTAGAAAGATCGATTCCCAAATGGACGGAGCGCCACCCTCCTCCGCCGCCGGAACCGGAGGCCCGGCGCCGTTCCTTCAGAAGACCTACGACATGGTCGACGATTCCTCCACCGACGACATCGTTTCTTGGAGCTCCACCAACAACAGCTTCGTCGTCTGGAACCCACCCGAGTTCGCTCGCCTCCTTCTCCCGACGTATTTCAAACACAACAACTTCTCCAGCTTCATCCGCCAGCTCAATACCTACGTGAGTTCCTTCCATTCCATtccattcaattcaattcaattcccCCTTGTTTTGTTCCAAGATTCATCATGCTCCTTGTCTTTCACTCTGATTCAATTGCTTGCTATGATTCTTGAATCTTGATTActaggtttttttgtttttgtaacTTATTGCTGTCTGATGTGCATGATGATTGGTGATCATTACCAGATTGAGATGAAAATTGTTAATTGATTAGAAAATTTGGACCTGATGGGGTCTATCTTAATGTAGCTGAAAGCTTTGTTAAGCTTTGAAAATGTTGGCAGTGTTGGAAGATAGGGTGTGATGAGAGGTAgtagtttagtttttttttaaagcttaTTTTTGTGTGGGGAAGAGGGGTGGAGTGTGGATTTGGGTAATAAAAGACTaatcagtgttatcaaatagcggctaTAGCGGCGGCATAGCGGATTTTGGCTAATCGCGACGCCGCTATTGCTCACTATAGCGCGCTATTCGCTGCTAAATAGCGGctgaaatagcggatttttggctcaccGTGATGGTCGGCGAtcgcgatttgacaacactgggactaatagcatgtttgagTCAAATTATTTGTCCTCGTAATCAGTTCTGAAACTCAGAAACTACTTGCATAAGTTTCTTTTCAGAATTTATTCTAGCTTCGGTGccaattgtagaaggatttccagGCATGCGTATGAGGATTGTGATAAAAGAAAGTCTTATGCAGGACCTTGCTTTATTTCATACTCAAAGAAGTGCTAGAAAACTTGGGTTTCTTTGGtagagattttttttctttagttttgttTTCTTGTTTTCACTTGTAATTATAACAATGCCACCATATTTTCAGAATACTTTTATATTAACAtttttgatgttttgttttgACTTAGCTAATGTGTTGCCTTGGAGCCCTAATCCTTCAAATTCCCCATTTATTATATACTATAACCATAATTATAATTCTTTATCTTTAATAGTTAATACTACTTCCCGGGTACATCCTAGGCTACTCAAACATCCAGGTTTCTACTTTATAGGTATAGCTCCAGGAAATAAAAAATGACAAAACCAAGAGTTTTAATcttgtaattttttattgaacCAATTCAAATTGATATCAAAGTATTTTTGGGGTAGGAATTTTTAAATCATGCACATGTGTGATGTATGGTGATGATTTAAGATCAAGGCCCAGTGCCTGCTTTTGCTGTATGAAGGCTCTCTTTTTGGTAAAGAGTATACTTGTAAGGCTCTAATTGTAAATCATTcaaagattgttgatcttgtagCTTGAAGAATAAATAATTGTATATGGGCAGTTATTCTTATTGCTTATTTATATGTATTCTTTTACCAGGGATTTAGAAAAATACATCCTGAGCGATGGGAGTTTGGTAATGATGATTTTATAAAAGATCAAAAGCATCTTCTTAAGAATATACACCGCAGGAAACCTATCCACAGTCACAGTCATCCTCCAGGTTCTCTTGTAGATCCAGAAAGGTCAGCATTTGAGGAAGAAATAGAGAAACTTTTACGTGAGAAAAATTCTCTTGAATCCAATATTTTTAACTTCATACAACATCAGTCAACAGCAAAGCATCGACTCGAAGATTTTCAGCAGCGATTAGATGGTATGGAGAAGAGGCAGAAACAACTGCTGAACTTCTTCGAGAAGGCTCTTCAGAATCCTACTTTTGTTGAACATCTTTCACGCAAAATTGAATCCATGGATTTATCGGCTTATAATAAGAAAAGGCGATTGCCTCAGGTTGATGTTGATCAGTTGCAGCCAGTTGTCGAAAGTAGCTCTGTTGACAATCATAGCAATTTTAGAATGGAATTTGGGAATGTTATTCATCACGATTTCTCAAATAAGCTCAGACTGGAATTGTCACCAGCTGTTTCAGATATGAACTTAGTATCACATAGCACACAAAGTTCAAATGAAGACGGAGAAAGCCCACAGAATAAGCTGTCTGAAGGAGAACTGAAAGGAGTCCAGACGAGAACGGCTCTTGCTTTTGCACCTGAGACGTTAGAGCTTGCAGATACTGGGACATCTTTTACTTTTAAGATGGATCCATGTTTATCACAGAGAACGACAACTGCTGAAAGCTCGAAGCTGCACTCTATGGAGCCAAGTAGTGAAGAAGGTGATAGTCATATATCCTGCCAACTAAATTTAACTCTAGCGTCTTGTCCGTTACCAGCCAACAGAAACTCATACTCAGCCAGATCACCCCAAATAGATTGTCAAGAAATTGGCAAAATTGCTGAATCAAGATTTTATGCCAGTGGTAAAGAATCTGATATTGGAGTTTCCTCAAACCAAAATGTAGCTAATGAGGTTACCAATTTAGCTGCTCCAACTCCAAGTAGCAACCAAGTCAGCCCAGCTGCTCCAGATAGAGTGAATGATGTGTTTTGGGAACAGTTCCTTACAGAAAGACCAGGCTGTTCGGACAATGAAGAGGCGATATCCAACTATCGAGCCAACCCATACGATGAGCAAGAGGAAGGGAGATCAGTTCATGGAATCTCTAGAAACATTAAGGGTATGGATCAGCTCACACTTTGAGCAAGCTATCTTGAAGTACTAGTTATACTAATGGTATGTGAAATTCCCATGATTAATATACTTAGTTATGAGCCTCGACAACTAGTTGTGTTGTAAAGGGCTGAAACTTTTTCATGCAAAATTATGTTTAAGTTTTGTGGCTTACTACGTAATGTCTCTTGTGAAAAGTCTGAAATTCATGCTAGGCTTCAAAGATTGATGCGTACTATGTTAATCCTGACAGTGTTGTATATATTAAAAGTTtagaattgaatttttttttacattcaaCTCAAATACTCCAACCCATTACATtaccactttcaaaaaaaaaaaatacattaccTATCtataataatattgaagatgttgGATTATATGCATTATGTCATTATCAAATGTTTTGTTCTTTGAAAATGctaaatttttctatttttttttataatttttcactttttagaaAAATTTTCGTGCAAATTTCtagataatatttttatttcaaatctgACCATCCGAACCGAACCAACCCAATTGATTTGGTTTGGTTCGAATTTAgaagaaaaattagaaaatccaatccaaaccgaacatgttTGATTAGTTCGAACATTTAAATACcttaaatccgaaccaatccgaacGTGGTTTGACGGATACAAAGGGAAAACTCCTCATATTCAGGAAATTTAAACTAACAAAATGTCGTTGTTTCCATCTGTTGCGCTATTGTTTCACAATAGTCTAATAGTAAGAATTTCTGTTGGTTACGAAACGAGACTTCCTCCGTTGATGTCTGAGTACATAACTCCTTTGATTCATTCCCTTCCATGGCCAAATATCTCATATTAAACAACATATTTTCACTTTCATAAGATAGATTTTATCTTCTACTCTTAAAACATCATTAAGTCAAAATATTCATTCTCAAAATAATAAATCCTAAACATTCAGTCATTTAAACACAAAAATAACCCCTACGAGGATTTCTATTGTACAACCTTGTTCATAGATAATTTTGTGAATAAAAGATCACACACTCAacctaaaattatttttttcctctcCTTCATGTAGATTGCACAACCCTTCATATATTTGAATCTCTTTGGTGCCCTTTGGATGGCTCCGCAGGACGTTGCGGCCTAATGGTCTTCATAAATTTGTCCATCATTTCACATGCTTGCTCGTATCCCATACCACCATTATAGAACTCGTCTTCATAATCAGTGATCTCAAGAGCTTCTTTCACCGCAGCGACCTCATCATCTCCGACCTTAATATGAACGAATAGATGGAACTCCTCTTCAGATGGGAagataaccaaaaaaaaacgTGTTAATTAGAATAATGAAAAACTTAACACATGTTAACCAATAACAACCTTGAGTATCTATATGTATAACAAAAAAATAGAGAGCACAATTTAATTGTACCTGGTTGTGTTTTCCGGGGTAGAAATTTTGAAGCGATAACAAGACAATCATCATTCAAAATAAATCGATCTTGAACGGTAGATTTGAACCCATTCATTACTTGGTCGCAAGATGAAGGAGAAAAGCAAGATTTGGATAAGAATGTTTGTAGAAAATCTTGACACATTTGAAAGAACAATTAAGGTTGTTGGTATGTGATGTGGGGAGAAATATCAAATTCGTGTCGGGATGGAAAAGATGGGGGATTTTGCCATACAAGCCCGGGAAAATAACATCAAGATAGATTTCCAAATGATCTCCAGGTACAGGTATGGAATGTAAATTGAATAATCCCCACGAGAACTTCACATCCAGAACGGCCATGATGAAGAAAGTTGTTATTGTTTATTGTTTGAGGATGAAAGAGAGCACGTGACTTTTTTTAATTGGGTGTTCTAATCTCAGCCATCTATTTTAATCTAAAGGCTTAAAATTATTCTTATCATTCTCATATAAGTTGagctttctcatatgatacatccccTAAATAAAAGATGgtgctataaaaaaaatataaaagatggatttgatttcttttaaaaatataaattaagaaaacaaatctttttaaatatgtaacatttatttaaatctcatttattttttcaattgtaaaaaaaaccatgcttatgaaaaaaaaacttatttcccactgtaacaaaaaataaaagattccaaccacacaaaaataaaaataaaaatcagtgCTATCGAAATTTGAAATCTTGCACGTCAATCTCAAgactttttttgaatttttgaaatAGGAAGCAAGTTTTTTTTAAgcaaaatattaaaaagaagttattgcttataaagaaaagataaattataatatatttttttgcacCTAAAAGGGAAATTATAATTTGAATTCCACTATTATTTCACATCTTTATCTGACACATTAATATAgttgttaaaaaaattgaaatttgactttttcttaatttgtaaaTGAGACTCCAGCATGTTATGAAAATTAAAATGACCATATTTTAGGGAAAACTTTATTAAGTTTCTACAATAATAAAGATTGAatcaattatattatttttgggTACAATACAATTGAAGATTGAGATCAAATATATTAtgtaagagattaatttctatgcaccgatggtgtaaataagttttacaccatcatacaatcacatccctccattttattagctcacaattaattttaaatttaataatatctaaaataaaaatggaaggttgtgattgaatgatggtgtaaaactttttacatcgtcggtgcatagaaattaatctcattctGTAATTGTATCAATTTGTATAATGATTTTCgaaattcaaaaaatatttatgagagtatttcaaaattcaaagggttaatcatctacttggtccctgtctttgtctcgccgtctgaaataagtctctccccggaaaatttgcaaatctgggtcctctcgtttgcaataagtctggagtaggtcctcgccggagaccggagctccggcgagtgatgaagtgGCACGCTGAGTGAATCAATAATGCTTACAtggattttaaaaaataaaataaacattacacatcagaaaattaaaatcaaattaagaaaattaaattaaattaaaaaaacaaattaccccaaataaattaattaaagttaaacttattaattaaaaattaaaaatcacaaAAGAAAATGGTGAATAACAAACTTTCTACCATGTTCTaccctcttcatcatcatcttcaaccatcTTCTTCCCCATCAACGCTTCTTCACCAAAATCACCATCAATACCCTCTAGCCTCTGGCATTCCAGACCCACCCCACTCCCACTCCATTTTCCTCTACTTTAACCCTTCAAATCGTACAAGTGACTAGATGCAAAAAGCCCCCTCCATCGCACGGTGCCATGATGCTCTCGACCTCCATCGCACCAGCAGAGGAGGAGAGCGCCCTCCCCCCCCATCTCACCACCCTCGACCACCAAAACCTTAGTGAACCTTCCTCCCCAGCCAAACCCCTCAAGTCATGTCCCGATTTTCTGAGGTGAAAGGAGATCTGGGTGCGGAGGCCACAATCagagcatatcgatggattcaTAGCAGATTGATAGAGTAGATCGATAGATTCAGAGCCTTCTCGGCCTCCATCACAAGCTTTGTTTTTCTCAGATTTTTCATCTTGCCTGCAATTAAGATGGAGGAGTGGGAGAGGGGGTTGAGTTTCTGGGGTGGGTTGCGACTGGGGGgtgggtggggtgggttgcgatTGGGTGAGTTGCGATTGGGTGGGTTACGACGGGGGGGTTTGCGACTGGGGGGGTTGCGGGTGTTGGCCACCACCGCCACTGACGGCTTGGCCACCGCCATTACTGCTgaatttcttcttccatggtTTCTCTAACTAGGGCTGCTATGGTGGGGATTTGGGTTTTTGGGTGGTGgaggttgatgaagatgaacagggtttggttttgatgaagatgattttggGTTAATTTAGtggaatttgtttttgttaattaattagaTTAGTGTTAGTAAGTTAATTTAGGATTAGTTGGTTTTTAGGTTAATTAAGGATtgttaattaaataaaacatatttttgttttattttttcttgacACATCAGCCTCATTTATCCAGTCAGCATGTCTAttcatcactcgtcggagctccaggctccggcgaggacctgccctgctccagacttattgcaaatgAGAGGACCcaaatttgcaaattttccggggagggacttatttcagacggcgagacaaagacagggaccaaatAGACGATTAACCCAAATTCAAAATATTCCTGAGACCAAATAAACTTTCAACATTCCAAAATATGCATAAAAGAATATGTGACATCATCAACCTACTAAAAATAGtatgagaaaaaagaaaagtcaagCAACAAAAAGACTAAAAGGGTTCCATCTAGAGGAGTtgccatttttttatttcaaaaataatttatagcACAAGAAACGATAAGATAAGAttcataaataatatttttacttAGTTTCTTGTTGACTTTTCttcctttcaattttttttgtgtaaTTTCCATGAAATCTGCCTTTATTTTTGGACCGTCTCACAATTTGGATCGGGCGGACATGAAACCTTTAGCAGGCTAGTCATACTACTATAAAGGCCCATCCTTCGACAATCACGCCAAAGTAAATATAACAGTCGGATCTCCTTTAATCACGGAAACAGTCGGATCTCCTTCAATCACGACAATAGTCGGGCACCTCACAATCACGGTAGGATCAAGGGAGAAGTCAAGGCGTCCATCTTAAGTAGCGCAACTTGTCCCATTTAGTCAACCTAACGTGTAATAGACGTAGGAGCTAGGGTTAGAGTGAtcacccactataaaaggggcaTCTTGATGTCTAAAGATTCATCCTTTGGATACTTATGCACTATACTAGTCTCTTTCATTTTCTTACGGACTGAAAGTTCATTCTAGTGCCAACAACCTGAAGGTTTACTACAACTAGTGCTCTAGGCTTTAAAACGCCTTACgcttttgttgtttaagtttTAGGTATTTGATGTTTGTTTCCTGTTGAATAAAAGTAGAGAGTACTATTTTCTCTCCCAGTAGCGAGAGTTTTTTATGAGGCCTATATTATGAAAAATCTTAAATGCATAAGGACTAACCTTGCTGTTTGGATCAAAACTAAGTGAGTTCCATCTCTGCCGACTTCGGTCGGTCGTTGAGCCTTGCCACTTGGTTCAAGAACAAGTGAGCTTCATCTCCGGTGACTCTGGTCGGTCGTTGAGCCTTGCCACTCTGTTTCAATCCAAGTGAACTCTATCTTTCGGCAATGAAGAAGGACTACTAACTTTGCCACTTGGTTCCAAACCAAGTGAGCTCTATCTCTGCTGACTTTGGTCGGTCGTTGAGCCTTGACACTTGGTTCAAAACCAAGTGAGATCCATCTCCGCTGACTCCGGTCAGATGTCAAACTTTTTCGCTTGGTCCAAATCCAAGTGAGCTCCATCTTCGTTATTTCCGATTAGACATCAAGGCCTGCCATTGGTTTTAATCCAAGTAAGCTTTATCTCCTCGCTGATTCCGATCAGTCATATAATCTTGCTACTTGACTTCAATCCAAGTGAGCTCTTTCTTTCCGCTAACTCAAGTGAGTCATAAAATCTTGCCACTCGGTTAAAATTTGGGTGAGCTTCGACTGCGCTGATTCTGGTCTGGCCGccctttaattttaataataacgCTTCAAATTTGGAGTTCATAATACTCGGAAGGAAGGACATGGAAACAACACAACATGCTTAGCAAACCATCTATTATTTTCAAACATGGAAGCAATAGGTGCATGATACAAGGCGCACGTGCGTTGCCCAAAGCAATCCATCCACAAATTGAAAAGGGGATACAAGCAAAACCAACAAACCCCGATAGGTTCATGCAAGAGGCGAAAGACACTCGCCCAAAGCTGGATAATTTTGCTTAAGGCTTTTGTGGCTCTTCAGCCACAAGacttgggggggggggtggaCCGTCTCGCAACTTGGGTCGGACAGACATTGAACCTTTAGCAGGCCGATCATACTACTCTAAAGGCTCATAATTCTACAATCACGCCAGAGTCAATATAATAGTCGGATCTCCTTTAATCAAGGAAATAATCGAATCTCCTTCAATCACAGAAACAGTCGGACACCTCGCAATCATGGTAATCAAGGGAGAAGTCACATCTATCCTAATTAGCGCAACTTGTCCACTTTTGTCAACCGACTGTGTAATAGACGTATGAGTTAGAGTTAGGGTTAGAGTACTCACTCACTATAAAGGGGCCTCTGGATGTCTAGAGATCCATCCTTCGGATACCTATGCAATATACTACCTTTCATTGGTCTTACTGATTGAAAGTTCATTCGTGGACAATTTTATTCAAAGGAAGTGTTTGTTACGAGATTTAGAGCTTGTTTGTCAagcgtattaggcatgatagtataagcttatacaatacaatgttagcaccaaacaatggatgaGTTCATCCTcttttatacattaaaatgatgaattattttatCCACCCTATAGATGATGTATAATGCATGGTAAGGGTTTGATATAAGCTACAAGAAAAAGGTTTTATTCATCCTCGTCATTGTTATCGCAACTACCACCAtgaccaccacctccaccgccaccaccatcatcaccatcaccttccaACACTGTCTCCACTGCCCTACAACACTGCCACCACCATAATACTCTCCACCAACACCATCCACCGCCCACCACCGCTATCGTCATCACTACCATCACCCACTACCTACCGCCACGACCCACCACCACTATTACTGCCAcaaccaccgccgccaccactcaGCATCACCACTACCACAtctacaaccaccaccacaaccaccattgtCATTGTCACATCCACCTCGACCGCTACCACCATTTTTACCACCCACtaacatcatcaccatcaccttccaACACTGTCACCACCGCCCTACAAtactgccaccaccacaataCTCTCCACCAACACCATCCACCACCCACCACCGCTATCGTCATCACTACCATCACCCACTACCTACCGCCACGACCCACCACCACTATTACTGCCACAACCACTGCCGCCACTACTCATCATCACCACTACCACATCTagagccaccaccacaaccactacTACTCTTGTGTGATTGCGGAAGGATTTCCTACTATTGAGTTGACTCTTGAGTGATTGTGGATGGATGAGTATGTAGTGCAATCATGACCAGCCTAGTAAAGGTACCACGTCATCCCGGTCCAAGACGCGAAGCGGTCCAAGATCCGACTGTGTTCCATGATTGAAGGAGATCTAACTGTTTCTGTGATTGAAGGAGATCCGACTGTTATATTGACTCTTGCGTGATTGCGGAAGGGTAGACCTCTAGAGTAGTCTGACCGGCCTGTTAAGGGTTCCATGTCCGCCCGACCCAAGTCGCGAGACGGTCCAGTATTAAATTTTTTCAGGCCTAATACGAACAAGTATATCGAGTGTTGCTTGAGAGTCAGGACTCCAGAGTAGTTGCTTCGAAGAATATCTTGAAAAAAACCGCAGGGGTGATCATGCAAAACGAAGGCTTGAGAAGACCGCGTGCTCAACTTAGCGAACAAAACAAGAACAACATTCCTTCACATACACCATCCACTCACGCATAAATCACATTAGTATATGGTTAAAACGTCTGGGGTTCTCCGCGACCAAGCCCATAACTTATGCATATTTTTTTACAAACAAACgtgtattttaaaatataaaaatgtgtATAATTAGGTGAAAATGCTTGGGAGAGTTTTGCCGATAGTTTTATTCTGCTGGAAATTACGAACATAATTTAATGGTGacccctaatatgcaccacttttagagtggtgtaattttacaccttttttttaacctgctaGAACAtgtcaacacattttttttaaacaaatttaatatataacaaatttttaatgatattttttttaaaaaaataatgtgttgaacGGCTATAACCGGTCAAAGTAAAtggtgtaaaattgcaccactctaaaagtggtgcatattaggggaACCCCAATTTAATACTctaaagaataaaagaaaaaaaaatcataagctGCATGTTGGGCTTAACATGTTTAAAGAGATACAAGAGGGCCACGAGCCCAAAACCCGCTCTTGTGTTTTGACCTAAGATAAAAGTCATAGCCCCTATTGCAGAACTCGTGTAACGAGAGAGAGAGCGGCGATGAAGGCTTCCGAGGCTGTGGCCGATTGCGAGGAGGGAGAGGGCGAGGCGAGATTCAGAGCAGAGCTGGAAGTTTCGCGAGAGCGGCTTCTGTCAGGCCGCGACGAGCTGGAAGTGTCGAGATGGTTCACGAGAGATCGGAGCGGCGATGACAGAGCAGATTCCGTGGCAGTGCTGAAGAATACGAGCCACTTAGAGCACACTGCGCAAACTGCCTCAAATTAATGTTGTACTTCATAGCTTTTATAAATTGAGTGCCATATCTGTGTCTAGTTAGACTTAGAATGT
This window harbors:
- the LOC130712431 gene encoding heat stress transcription factor A-5 translates to MDGAPPSSAAGTGGPAPFLQKTYDMVDDSSTDDIVSWSSTNNSFVVWNPPEFARLLLPTYFKHNNFSSFIRQLNTYGFRKIHPERWEFGNDDFIKDQKHLLKNIHRRKPIHSHSHPPGSLVDPERSAFEEEIEKLLREKNSLESNIFNFIQHQSTAKHRLEDFQQRLDGMEKRQKQLLNFFEKALQNPTFVEHLSRKIESMDLSAYNKKRRLPQVDVDQLQPVVESSSVDNHSNFRMEFGNVIHHDFSNKLRLELSPAVSDMNLVSHSTQSSNEDGESPQNKLSEGELKGVQTRTALAFAPETLELADTGTSFTFKMDPCLSQRTTTAESSKLHSMEPSSEEGDSHISCQLNLTLASCPLPANRNSYSARSPQIDCQEIGKIAESRFYASGKESDIGVSSNQNVANEVTNLAAPTPSSNQVSPAAPDRVNDVFWEQFLTERPGCSDNEEAISNYRANPYDEQEEGRSVHGISRNIKGMDQLTL